The Dethiosulfovibrio peptidovorans DSM 11002 nucleotide sequence CACGAGAAGCTGTCCTTTTTGCGGCACCACTGCCAGGGTCTTGAAAGAAGACAGTGTCGCCGTTACCTTGAAACGATTCATCCGAAAAATCGTCAGGTCCAACAAGTCAGAGGCCATGTTGTTGGAGTGTAACTCCCGTATCGCCGGCTATATAGCGGAGACCTATCTCTCCGTATGGGAGGAAGCTTTCGAACGTGCCATAGCTCTATGTGCCGTTCCTTCGATGGATTGGGAGAAATTCAGGCTGGACTACCAGGGGAGCAGAGAAGGGCTTGAAAAGAGAGTCGCCCAGCGTCAGGAGGAGGCCCTAGTTGTATATAGCACGACTTCAGCTTAAAAACTTCAAGAGTTTCGGTGGATCCCACGAACTGCCTCTCTCCGAGGGGTTTACCGCCATAGTCGGTCCGAACGGCAGCGGCAAGAGCAACATACTGGACGGACTCAGGTGGGGTCTTGGAGACAGCAACGGAGGGCGACTGAGGATCACCAGACAGTCCGATCTACTCTTTCAGGGAACTACCACCCGTCAACCATCCAAGTCGACCGAGGTCGCCTTGGAGCTGAAGGATGGGGATACATCCACTGTTATACGCAGAAGATTCTCCGACGAGTCCGGGGCGGTTACCTTGGTCGACGGCGTGAAGCATCGATTGCAGGATCTCTCTGAGGTCAAACGTCGATGGCGATTGGACGGCGATAGATTCGCCTTTATAGGACAGGGCGACGTGACCGATGCCATTACCCATCGTCCCATGCAGAGGAGAAATCACCTGGAGGAATTGTTCGGGATAGATACCTACCGAAAGAGACGGGACGACGCCTTGAACAAAATCCTATCCGCCGAGGACGAACTGGGACGTCTAGAAGCTTTGATGGCAGAACTGGAGTCCAGGAGGCGTGAGATAGCCCCGGCGGTGGCCAAGGCGAAAAAGGCTAGGGATATAGAGACGGCCCTGGATGAATCCAGGGCCGATTGGTATCGGCTCAGACGTCGAGACATGGAACGCGAGATAGAGGATCTCTCCAGAAAACTGGTCGAGGAGAGACGCCGTTTCGAGGATAGGCTGGGATGGAAGCTCATCTGGGATACCGCTTTGAACCGGCTCAAGGAAAAATCCGTCCAGGTGGAGAGACGTAGAATAGAGTCCAGACAGAGACTGTCCAACATAGACGGTGTACTCGAGACCTTGGGAAGAGAGGTCTTCGAGCTCGAGACGGCGCTCAGGGTAGAGGAAGACAGGTTTTCCCGTCTGGACATATCATCCATCGAGCTCAGGGAGAAGGAGAAGAAGATCTCCGGGGAACTCGAATCTGCAAAGGAGGACTTACTGTCGGTCGGTAAGGGATTCGACGATAGGCGAGCGGAGCTGACCGATCTCGAGGCGAAACAGGAGGATATCCTTCGAAAGATGGAGGCCCACCGTTCCAGGAGAGAGCAGTTGATCCTCCGGAAAGAGGAGCTGCTCGCGTCCATAGAGGCGGCTAAAGCTAGAAGCGGAGCTCTTTCGGGATCGGACAGAGAACGTCGGACCGCATTGAAAAAGCTTTTCAGCGAGATCGTCGAACTGGAGAAGGCCATCGAAAAAGCCAAGCTCGTCGAGCGGGATCGCAGAAACGACTTAAAAGAACGTTCCTCCTCAAGATTGGAGGCTAACAGAAAGTGCAGCGAATTAGGCGCCACGGTTCAGACTATTCGCAAGGAGATTCTACGGTTGGAGAGGGAGCAGGATTCCCTTTCATCTGCGGCAAACGATGGACTCTATCCGAGGCCGGTAAATCACCTTATCTCTGCGGCCGACCTCGGTCGCCTGACCGTGAGGCCCACTCCTGTGGTGGAGTCATTCCAGTGCCCTGAAGACCTTACAGTAGCCATGGACGCAGCTCTGGGAGGCCGTCAGTTCTGGTTGTTGGTCGAATCCATGGAGGACGCCAAAGAGGGCATAGAGGAACTCAAAAGGAGCAAGGCTGGAAGAGCCACCTATCTTCCTCTGGACAGGACGAGGCCGAGGACGGTCGGGAACGTCCATCTTCCCGAAAAAGGTATCGTAGGTTGGGCTATCGACCTCATGTCTGTCATGGAGGTCTGGAGGCCCGCCTTGGAGCATATATTCGGAGATCTTCTGATCGTGGAGGGCTACGAAGTCGGGGCGTCTCTCGTCTCCGGAGGATACCGTTTTCCGATCGTATCGGTCGCCGGAGAGGTGTTCTCTCCGGGAGGTACTATAAGCGGAGGTCAAAAGCGCAATTCCGGAGGGGCCTTGAAGATAAGAGGACGGCTCCACTCGGTCGAAATAAGTCTTGACGAAAGCAGAAAAAAACTTAGATCTCTGGAGAGATCTCTGGAGATGGCGGAAGTAGACGAGGCCAAGTGGGCAGAGGAGGAAAAGAAAGCCTCCGATCTCGTCGCAGAGGCGGAGACCGAGGTCCTCCGAGGCGAGAAGGTCCTGGCCGATCGAATCAGGGACAGGGAAATGTTGGAGAGCGAGGCGACCCAGACTGCCAAGAGGCTGGAATCCCTCGATAAAGAGATCTCAGAGGCAGAGGCGGAGTTGCTCTCCGTCTCGGAGGAGATCTCCAGTCTGACCGC carries:
- the smc gene encoding chromosome segregation protein SMC, with the translated sequence MYIARLQLKNFKSFGGSHELPLSEGFTAIVGPNGSGKSNILDGLRWGLGDSNGGRLRITRQSDLLFQGTTTRQPSKSTEVALELKDGDTSTVIRRRFSDESGAVTLVDGVKHRLQDLSEVKRRWRLDGDRFAFIGQGDVTDAITHRPMQRRNHLEELFGIDTYRKRRDDALNKILSAEDELGRLEALMAELESRRREIAPAVAKAKKARDIETALDESRADWYRLRRRDMEREIEDLSRKLVEERRRFEDRLGWKLIWDTALNRLKEKSVQVERRRIESRQRLSNIDGVLETLGREVFELETALRVEEDRFSRLDISSIELREKEKKISGELESAKEDLLSVGKGFDDRRAELTDLEAKQEDILRKMEAHRSRREQLILRKEELLASIEAAKARSGALSGSDRERRTALKKLFSEIVELEKAIEKAKLVERDRRNDLKERSSSRLEANRKCSELGATVQTIRKEILRLEREQDSLSSAANDGLYPRPVNHLISAADLGRLTVRPTPVVESFQCPEDLTVAMDAALGGRQFWLLVESMEDAKEGIEELKRSKAGRATYLPLDRTRPRTVGNVHLPEKGIVGWAIDLMSVMEVWRPALEHIFGDLLIVEGYEVGASLVSGGYRFPIVSVAGEVFSPGGTISGGQKRNSGGALKIRGRLHSVEISLDESRKKLRSLERSLEMAEVDEAKWAEEEKKASDLVAEAETEVLRGEKVLADRIRDREMLESEATQTAKRLESLDKEISEAEAELLSVSEEISSLTAPEDETIRDRLNELRPELKLWEERKTAASLRVGKLQSDLDEIKATLSKTLSESLALKEEMDRKGRRLSQLTLMMDAKKRERAEEKAALDDAESGGGRLGEALDRCYLRYQLALERSDDGEKTVSWLEQKKDRVASRLEDLVESWESRYPYLLEGDMVEGDLDETERKVKRLENAMAALGDFDRGALSEDQSLEDRIEYYREQTEDVSSGISELRSLVETTDLQAGELFGNALEKIDLRFNGLFQRLFGGGEAHLRLQEDVGLWDSGVDIVARPPGKGSAYLAQLSGGEQTLTALSLLFASMEVAHVPMVVLDEVDAALDEVNLGRFAGIVSDYASSLQILAMTHRRQTMERADVMYGVTMSEPGLSQIVGVRLEDWL